The DNA region aaaggcgACACTTATAAATTATAATGTGGAGTAGCACACTAATGCCATGAGGGTACAAACTTGTTTGTTCATGGAGAAAGAGTTGTTTAGGGTCCCATCTCAAGTTCTCAATTAATTACTCACCTAGCTAGAGCCAACTACTACCATCATCAATCATGGCAGGTGTTGGTGTTCAGCTGCCATTTCATTTTTTTCCTCTGACAGATTGTTAATATGACTCACAGACTCAAATATGAAAAGTACTACTCTAGTAGAGTCAAATGTGAATGTACTTGCTTGGAGCAGTGCTCGGCCTACCGTTTTCAGTCAATTCCGGAGAGGCTGGCAAGACCGAAAACCAAAGAAGATTTGACTGAAATCAGAAAAGTTGCATGAATTTCATCCGGATAAAAACCGAAGTTACCATACATCCATCTACCAGTGTGACCGCTAGAACTGAAATTCATTTAGTTAGTTCCAAAAATGGAGATGCTAAGAATTCATTCGAAGCGTCAAAGAACAAGGTAGCCACCTGAGTCGTTGGACTCGAACCCTGGTGAACCACAAAGGTTAGTGAAAACTAGAGTTTCTCTATGACCTATAATAATTGTTCTTTCTCTTGGACCAATTGGGTTCCTCTAGACTGATCTTCACACAAGATATATAGCAGTATCTGTGCTTCAATTTGCTGCGGCTACGACGTTGTCACCTACCTCAGCTAGTGACAACAGATCACTGCACTCAAATCTTGAGATCGATGATGACTTGGTGACACACCACGTTAGTCTAGGACTGTGGTGTTCCAAGTAGAATCATCATGATGTCCATGCATTCTGGTTGTCACTTTGCTTTCTGACCCTGCTGGCGTTTTTGGCGTGTACAGCATCATGTGCGTGCAGACGCAGGGCTCTCGCCAGGAAATCTGTGTGCAGCTGGGGATCGCAGATAATGGTATCCAGAAAAAGTTAAGGGCAGGACAACACTCGTTGGCGTGCTCGCGGATGATGGCAACAAGATTGCGTGCTGCTATACTACATGCCTGCCTGCCCTTTTATATTAGTTTTGGACTTTCGGTACTGATAAAATACTTCAGACAGAGAAGTGATTGATATTGGGCAACATATCAGGTGCAAACCAGGTGCCCGTGCAAACtccgtgcaaaccaactaataaaagtcgcaaaaaattcttaaaaaattatgtatatacttcatagactactctaccactgtataaaattttaagttcaaattcatcatatgttaagaGATACTAAAAAGATAAAATTCtaagagataaataaaagagaaaactcttaaaactttctctttttttatctcttaacatatgatgaatttgaacttgaaattttatacagtggtagagtagtctatgaagtatatacataatttttttgagaattttttgcgacttttgttagttggtttgcacgggTTTGCACGGACACTCTGGTTTGCACCTGATCCGCCACCTTGATATTGTTACCCAGAATCACTTTGAAATTCTTACTTCCTATTTCATTTTTTAAAAGTAGTTCACAGCTATTTTGTCAAGGCTAAAGGGAAAATAGAGAGAGCTCTGCATTTGCACTTTAATTTACCTGTGTTTTTTATTTGTCGTTCGTTTGATGGGCATTCTGTTTCAAGCAAAACAAGGTCTGCTTGCTCCCGGTTCGGTGGCAATCATCGCAAGAAAAAGGCTAAAGCGGATGTCTTTACAGGAAAAAGCCTCCCTATCAGTCTGGGATAAAAAGTGCCAGGCACGCTAATGATGGCTTTGTTATGATAACTGACGGTGCACTTGCAGAAGTAGCTGTAAGCAGCGCCAGATGTTGCAAATAAAGAATGCGTCTTGGAGATGATGACAACCCAACTGGCAACTGTTTAGGGTTAAAGAAACTAAAAAAATCATCTAAACTAGTTCGATGGACACATCTCAAAGCAGTATCGTAATTATGAGCGCTGTAATGCTCTTTTTCTCAGGAGAGCGTGTCTGCAGTAGCACGGCAAGAACTCCATTGAGACTGGAGGAACTTTTCAGGCAGGCACCACAGCATGTACAAATAACATTCCAGAATTAGAGTCGGCAGTTCGTTCGAGTTTGTGGATTGTTACAGTGCAAGACGGGGAAGCTGTTTGCTTGTCTGTTTCAGCCTAGGATTTGAAAAGGCTGCAGTACAATTCATAATTCCAAGGCCAAACAAACAGAGGAATACATAGTGACCCTTCAAGCCTTCACACATCACACCTCTATCTGCAGCCAGTCATGAGCAGCATGAGGGCTACTAGTGACAGCACTGAGAGACCGAGAGATGAAGAGACGCCAGGCGCAGACACCATGCAACGCTAGCTAGCTGTCCCTACGTGGCCAAGTCAGGGCAGGCACCCCCGCACGCGCACGGCGTGAAAAGCTTGATCTCATTGTGGCGGCCGGCCGACAGCCACGCCCCCGCAGTGGTGAGCATGCAGCCGGCCGAGGGCCGGGACTGGACACTGAAGTTTTGCTTTGCTTGATCTGCACTTATCCTCCCAGTCCCACAGGCCACACTGCCTTTGAACCTCTCTTGCTTTTGGGTAGGATAGCTGGACCGGAGATCTCGATTGCAGCCAGCTACTGCACAATTGCACAGACACTAAGGCTCTATTGAGTTTGCACTTGCTTATGCTTATGTTGCTTATGTGTAGGGACTCAAGTTGAGTTTAAATAAGTCCTTAAAGTGCCAAATATGGTGACTTATTAGGACTAGAGGTCCATAAATTTTAAAGTTGTAACTTATGGGAACTAAAAATTGATTTTGACAGGGGATACCTTTCATTTAACGCTGCCCCAGCCCCCCTCCCTCCCACACCCACATTAAATGATTAGGGGTTCAAAAATCTTTGCACAACCACATTAAATGACTTTAGTTCCTACAACCAAATAGGATGGGACTTAAGTTTAATCCCTAAACTAAAAGGACGTTTGGTCCCATGGATTAAAAATGAGATCTTATTAATTGTATCATAAGTATCTTATTCGTCGTGTCAGATTGAGGCTCATTCTGGACGAGCAAATGATATAGCTTTCTTCCGACACCAGGGACTAAAATTAAGTCTGGATATGTTTGGttactaattagaagtattaaaataaaattaattacaaaactaattgtataGATGGAGACTAATTGgcaagatgaatctattaagcataattagtctataatttgaCAATATGGTGTTACAGTAAATATGTACTAATAATGGATTAATTAGGATCTAGGATACTATATATGAAGCACCAGGAGCTGGAAGCAAGAACAGTGTTCGATCGGTCGAGCACCCGGCTCCGGCGACAGAAAACGCTTTGTTCCCCTGTCAGGATCGGAGTCGGAGGACCCTCCCGGTGGCATGAATCCAAGGCATGCGTTTGCTTGTGCTAGATAGGTTTCACCTGCACACACTACTCGTGCTGGCTTGAACTGCAGCTCGCTCGCTAGCGTACATGACTACATGTCATGCATGGCGACACCAACAGCATGATGGGGGACGTGGAAATGAAATCCTCAGTTTTAGTTTCAAGCCTCTAGTCATTTTTCTTTTGAGAGCCTTCTTTACCTTTCTGCTGCACGAGCTCTCATTGTTGTTGCTTGCTTGGTCAGCTGGCGGCCAGCCAGCCGATCTCCCCGGCCGGCCGTCCCGTCACCCTCAACTCCGGCCGTCGTCTGCGCCGCGTGCGTGCATTGCAGTTACAGGCCTGTACAGGAAACCAATCCCAAATCGGCTACCATCACGTACGATCATACCTATCGTCGTGCGCCGTAGAGGATCCTGAGGAAGTTCCTCCGTCCTGACACCGATCGATCAGGCGACCAGATCTTGGACGGCAGGCCTTTACATGTAACCAATCCAGACCAGATCGATCCCCATGGCGAACCGATCACAGTTCACAACAAACTCacgcgtgcgtgcgtgcatgAACGCGGCTGAATCCATTGATTGCAGCTGCAGCCCGGACAATTCACTACCCGGCCGTCGTTAGACGGAGCTTTCCTGCCTGATCGATCACACGATCGCCGACGGGGACGTACGGACCGGACGAGCACGTGGTGGTTTAGGCAAGGTTGGCATCGATCAATCACTCCGTCGTCAGCTAGGGGGCCATGAACGAGCAGCCAACGGACAGGCACACGTGGAGGGGCGCCATGGCTGCGCTCGACCAACGGACCGGCGATCCTTTCCGCGCCTGGATTTGTCCTTCTCCCGCGGACTCGAGCGCCGCCCGGAGGATTCTGACCGATCGATCGGTCTCTTTCCGGCGCCGACGGTGCGTGCATGGCCGCATGGTGGCGGTGGGAGCAAGTACTGGAGCCGGCCTAGCTAGGGTGCTGACCCACCGACAAGGCCGGCTGGCCGGCCGGTCGCCGGCGGCCGCAGCGCCGGAGCTCCCCGGGGAACGCTGAACAACTTACAGCTCGTCGATTGCCGCGTAGCTCCAGGAAATCTCCTGCGCCCGAACAGGGCGTACGGGGATCCGGTGTATGAATGAAATCTGAATGCATCTCGACTGTTTAATTTCCTAGTGATCTTTTCATCTTTACGCGCCCCTCTCCCTTCAAACCCTGGTTCGGTTGGGTACGAGCATTCATTGCTCGCGCCAAAGATGGCAGTAACACTGACAACGGCTGCCCGATCGGCTTTGATGTGGCCTACCGGCTCGCTCCTCTTGCACCGCATTGAAGGAGCAGCGCTGTCAGTTCGTTGAGCTGCCAGGCGCCAGGGTGCAGGGCACCATGATGGCCTGATCAGTTGCCTGAAAGGTATTGATCGCCAGCAGATGCCCTAAGCTTGAGTGGTAGTCTGGTACCACGCCATTACCAGTCTGTCTCGCCTCATCAGTGAACACAAGGCTGGATCGGAGCGTTATGTGTACTGCTACATCACTTGCCGATTTGGCAGTCTCATTCTTGCGTTCCTGGCTGCGAGCCTGGGAGGAGTATGGAAGAAGAACACCAGAAGATTCAGGACAAGTCAcagttttcaaaaaaaaaaaaaactgagaAGATTGTGGCAGTGTTTATCGACCAAAGGGAAAATTACGAATGGGCTTTGGATGGGCCTTGAATAGCTGAAGCCCATTGGGCTTGAAATGGACGAACTCAGTAGCGGCTCATCGGCCTCGCGATGCCAAGTGAAATTCCAGCGACGATCCAATCAATTATTTTCACTTGAAATTTGTCGGTTGTACTGAAATTTTCGAGGAGCACGTATGGCACCTTCCAGCGTCGGCGTCACGAAGAGCGGTGTCAGTCTCATCTCCCTGGGCCTGGACCCGTCCCAGCCATTGCTGTCGCAGGAGCACTGTTCAAagatggcttcttcttcttatcCTCTGGCACATGGATGCCAGATCTTTCGCCGCGTTGCCCGTCCAATCCGATCCGATCCTTGGACGATTTTCCTATATTTTTCTGGACGGGGTATCTCGGAACATGGATCAACAAGGGAACGGAAAAGGAGACCACTGTCGGCGGCGCGTGGCGCCCTGCGGCGTCCTAGTCGACAAATCAACAGTTAGTCTCCCATGGCGTATGGCGAGTTGGCCGGCGAGGAGGTTCAGTGAACGGCAGGTCATGCACAGCCAAGAACCATCAGGTCCTCAAACAAAACTTTGTATTCATTTCTGCATAGTGATGTTCTTACAATTTGATCGATCTATTACAGATAGTAGTATTCACATCTAGTAGCTGGAGCAGAAAATGTACACACAGGTCACTGGCAGCTGAGCCCTGGCCAATGTAAAGAAGAATGCACAAACAAAGCAAGTACTAATCAACGCATGGAATATATTATTCCAAGTTCTGACTGACGCATCAGAACCCCTGATAGTACCCGCCAAATGATATGCTTGCCCGTGCGGATGATGCGCCTCCCATGACCGACGACATGGTCTGGTTCAGCCTGGATGCCTGCTGCACAACCTGCTGAATCCTCTGCAGATCAAACAAGCGAGAATCCTGTCAGAATGCCCCCCATTATTTCTCTTTATACCGGTGCATTAGCAGCAGCCATTAACCTATTCATTCCAAGATTCCATTCTGCAATAATCTGGTCTAAATCCAAAGATTCTTTTCATTATTTTTGCACCAACGTATAAGTGAGGTGGTTCAAGTTTTAAAAGGAGGAGTAAAGTATAAGCAAGCAATATCTTAATCCAAGAACATACATGCCTTTAGGAATGTTTTGATTGCAGGTGTTAAAAAAGCTGAATTGCTACAAGGCATCAGGGAAGAGCCACGAACCTCGTCGCCGGCATACATCTGGCGGTGGATCTTGTGATCCTGCCGCTTCTGCTGCTGCTTGCCTCCAAGCAGGAAGATGAAGAACGTGGCTGCTGCAACCCCAAACGAGCAGAGCGCACCAACGCCGTTCACCCTCAGGTTCCCCACGCTGAGGCCAGTTTTGTTGAcgccttcttcctccccagCACACTGATCATCAGGTGCAGCAGCTTCAACCAGCACCTCTTCCTGATCAGCCTCCTTGACACGAGCCGGGGATCTGACGACCATCTCGTCATGATCTTCCTCTTCGTAGATCAGTATCTCGGTCACCTTGCTCACGAGCTCCTCTTGCTTCGGCTCGGCCGGCACGACCAAGGTGTCCTTGAATTCGGTGGCCGGATCATGGACACAGGCATCCTGTGATGGTAGCAGGAGGATGGGTTCCTTGTCCTCCTCCTCATCTGGGATGCAATCATAGGGAGGAGGGTGAGATGCAGCGGCGAAGTGGTCCATGTCGATCACGACCAGCTCGGCGCCGTGCAAGAGCTGGTCCTTACCACCGACAGAGCCATGGCCTCTATTGCTGCAGTCCTCTTCCAAGAAGAAGGAGCTCCTGTAGTCAGGCAGGAGCTCCCAGTCGTCAAGGCTGATCGCATCCATGGAAGCCCCTCTGCTCATGGGCAAGTTTGGATCAGGGATCTATATAGCTGGACGCTTGCAGCGATGATACCTAGAGTGGTCAAGAATGGATGCTTCCCAGGAATCACAAGTGGTGGCATGGAAGGATACTTTGTGTTTTTCTGGAGGGAAACGACTGGAGAAAGAAGAACCAATGGGCCGGCAGTGGGAACAGGGACACTTCTTGGAGCAAGGGAAATGGCAACCCAATTTTGAAAGAGTTTGTGTGTGTGTTTGAGCTTAGCCAGCATTGCTGCTAGGTGACAAG from Panicum hallii strain FIL2 chromosome 9, PHallii_v3.1, whole genome shotgun sequence includes:
- the LOC112874287 gene encoding uncharacterized protein LOC112874287 isoform X1 yields the protein MSRGASMDAISLDDWELLPDYRSSFFLEEDCSNRGHGSVGGKDQLLHGAELVVIDMDHFAAASHPPPYDCIPDEEEDKEPILLLPSQDACVHDPATEFKDTLVVPAEPKQEELVSKVTEILIYEEEDHDEMVVRSPARVKEADQEEVLVEAAAPDDQCAGEEEGVNKTGLSVGNLRVNGVGALCSFGVAAATFFIFLLGGKQQQKRQDHKIHRQMYAGDERIQQVVQQASRLNQTMSSVMGGASSARASISFGGYYQGF
- the LOC112874287 gene encoding uncharacterized protein LOC112874287 isoform X2, which encodes MSRGASMDAISLDDWELLPDYRSSFFLEEDCSNRGHGSVGDEEEDKEPILLLPSQDACVHDPATEFKDTLVVPAEPKQEELVSKVTEILIYEEEDHDEMVVRSPARVKEADQEEVLVEAAAPDDQCAGEEEGVNKTGLSVGNLRVNGVGALCSFGVAAATFFIFLLGGKQQQKRQDHKIHRQMYAGDERIQQVVQQASRLNQTMSSVMGGASSARASISFGGYYQGF